In Flavobacterium endoglycinae, one DNA window encodes the following:
- a CDS encoding YidH family protein, whose translation MEKNNKQMINEHMSNERTFLSWIRTGIGIMVFGFVIVKFSLFVNQLPASLFQESNIPKNGFTIVIGIALVLTGALTIVLSYWKYKQAHKLLQEGRYLYSTLLLTILTVVIFVMSIIIITYLVIAAYPFNFSI comes from the coding sequence ATGGAGAAAAATAACAAACAAATGATTAATGAGCACATGTCAAATGAAAGAACATTTTTGTCTTGGATAAGAACCGGAATTGGAATCATGGTTTTTGGATTTGTGATTGTAAAATTTTCTTTGTTTGTCAATCAGCTGCCAGCGTCATTATTTCAAGAATCTAATATTCCAAAAAACGGTTTCACAATTGTGATTGGTATTGCACTTGTACTTACCGGAGCACTAACAATTGTTTTATCCTATTGGAAATACAAACAAGCTCATAAATTACTTCAGGAAGGCAGGTATTTATATTCAACTTTATTACTTACCATACTTACTGTAGTAATTTTTGTAATGAGTATCATTATTATAACCTATTTAGTCATAGCGGCATATCCGTTTAATTTCTCAATATGA
- a CDS encoding cation:proton antiporter domain-containing protein has product MKKFRNTIFYVGIIGGFSVLMYWIILMGVKLETGRNLKIPTSDKSQWNEFLDSLIKNLHHPLALLLAQIVTIIFVARIFGWICIKMKQPAVIGEMIAGIVMGPSLIGMYFPEFSAVLFPTESLGNLQFLSQIGLILFMYIVGMEIDMKILRNKAHDAVVISHASIIIPFVLGMGLAYFIYDEFAPADVQFTSFGLFAGIAMSITAFPVLARIVQERGIHKTRLGTIVITCAAADDITAWCILAVVIAIVKAGSFGSAIYTVLLALGYVFLMIKVVRPFLKRIGDLYAATDKLSKPIVAIFFLTLVVSSYLTEIIGIHALFGAFIAGAIMPENIRFRNLFIEKVEDVALVLLLPLFFVFTGLRTQIGLLNEPYLWKIAGLIFLVAVAGKFLSSTLAAKFVGQSWKDSLSIGALMNTRGLTELVALNIGYDLGVLTPELFSMMVIMALATTFMTGPTLDLINWFFKSSKDDTEEDIILKNKYRILLSFDRPESGRALLKVADGLTNKRAESSEITAMHLLPIEQIHHYNTDTYEIEKFKEVIDESTALNRNITTMFKASADIDNEIVNVANKSKNDLLLIGLGQSIYEGSLLGRVLGFTTRMINPEKILNTVTGKENILESAPFDDGTRQIIAKSQIPVGILIDKDLTDISTIFIPLFETKDWELIENYVQKFIHNIDPRIIILDAQGNIEADLDTKERIRLMEQAAPNQLSFKKEQTIDKDFLENQNLMVISIDSWKHLMDTKSPWLSNIPSTLIISDDKK; this is encoded by the coding sequence ATGAAAAAGTTTAGAAACACTATTTTTTATGTCGGCATTATTGGGGGATTCTCTGTTTTAATGTATTGGATTATTCTAATGGGCGTAAAATTAGAAACGGGAAGAAACCTTAAAATACCCACCTCAGATAAAAGCCAATGGAATGAATTTCTTGATTCTCTTATTAAAAACTTACACCACCCGCTGGCGCTTTTACTAGCTCAGATTGTTACCATAATTTTTGTGGCGCGTATTTTTGGATGGATCTGCATTAAAATGAAACAACCTGCCGTTATTGGGGAAATGATTGCGGGAATTGTAATGGGGCCTTCCTTAATTGGAATGTATTTCCCTGAATTTTCAGCCGTACTTTTTCCCACAGAATCACTTGGTAACCTTCAATTCCTAAGCCAGATTGGTCTGATTCTTTTTATGTACATCGTAGGTATGGAGATCGATATGAAAATCTTAAGAAACAAAGCCCACGACGCTGTTGTCATAAGCCACGCCAGTATCATTATACCTTTCGTTTTAGGAATGGGTCTCGCCTATTTTATTTACGATGAATTTGCTCCTGCCGATGTTCAGTTTACTTCATTCGGATTATTTGCCGGAATTGCCATGAGTATTACAGCTTTTCCAGTTTTAGCAAGAATTGTGCAGGAACGCGGTATTCATAAAACAAGATTAGGAACTATTGTAATTACCTGCGCTGCAGCAGACGATATTACTGCTTGGTGTATTCTGGCAGTTGTAATTGCCATTGTAAAAGCAGGTTCATTTGGAAGCGCTATTTACACCGTTCTTTTAGCTTTAGGATATGTATTTTTAATGATAAAAGTTGTTCGTCCGTTCCTAAAAAGAATTGGTGATTTATATGCAGCAACTGACAAATTAAGCAAACCAATCGTTGCAATTTTTTTCCTGACCTTGGTTGTATCTTCTTATTTAACTGAGATTATTGGTATTCACGCTTTATTTGGAGCATTTATTGCCGGAGCAATTATGCCTGAAAATATCCGATTCAGGAATTTATTCATTGAAAAAGTGGAAGACGTTGCATTGGTGCTTTTACTGCCTTTATTCTTTGTATTTACAGGTTTAAGAACCCAAATAGGTTTATTAAACGAACCTTATTTATGGAAAATCGCTGGATTGATTTTCTTGGTAGCTGTAGCTGGTAAGTTTCTGAGCAGTACGCTGGCCGCCAAATTTGTGGGTCAGAGCTGGAAAGACAGTTTATCAATCGGAGCATTGATGAATACCAGAGGTTTAACTGAATTAGTAGCTTTAAATATTGGTTACGATTTAGGCGTTTTAACTCCAGAATTATTCTCTATGATGGTCATTATGGCACTTGCAACAACATTTATGACTGGACCTACCTTGGATTTGATTAACTGGTTTTTTAAATCCAGTAAAGACGATACGGAAGAAGATATCATCTTAAAAAACAAATACAGAATCTTATTGTCATTTGACCGACCAGAATCTGGAAGAGCCTTACTTAAAGTTGCCGACGGCCTTACGAATAAAAGAGCCGAAAGTTCTGAAATTACAGCCATGCATTTGCTTCCAATCGAACAAATACATCATTACAACACAGATACTTACGAGATTGAAAAATTCAAAGAAGTCATTGATGAATCAACTGCTTTAAACCGAAATATTACAACGATGTTTAAAGCTTCTGCCGATATTGATAACGAAATCGTAAATGTCGCGAATAAAAGTAAAAATGATTTACTGCTTATTGGTCTTGGGCAGTCCATTTATGAAGGAAGTTTGCTGGGACGTGTTCTTGGTTTTACAACTCGGATGATTAATCCTGAAAAGATTTTGAATACCGTTACCGGAAAAGAAAACATCCTTGAATCTGCTCCATTTGATGACGGTACAAGGCAGATTATCGCCAAATCGCAGATTCCAGTTGGAATTTTAATTGATAAAGATTTAACGGATATCTCAACGATTTTCATTCCGCTTTTTGAAACAAAAGACTGGGAATTAATTGAAAATTACGTTCAGAAATTCATTCATAATATCGATCCCAGAATTATTATTCTAGACGCCCAAGGAAATATCGAAGCCGATTTAGACACCAAAGAAAGAATTAGATTAATGGAGCAGGCAGCACCCAATCAGCTTTCCTTTAAAAAAGAACAAACAATAGATAAAGATTTCTTGGAAAACCAGAATCTTATGGTAATCAGCATTGACAGCTGGAAACATCTAATGGATACAAAAAGCCCTTGGCTGTCTAATATTCCTTCTACTTTAATAATTTCAGACGATAAAAAATAA
- a CDS encoding catalase codes for MENFQDEKQRDLSKNISDGTDQFLTTDQGVKINDDNNSLKAGERGPSLLEDFILREKITHFDHERIPERIVHARGSGAHGYFEVTNPIPELTKAGFLQEMGQKTPVFVRFSTVAGSKGSTDLARDARGFAVKFYTQEGNYDLVANNIPVFFIQDAAKFPDLIHAVKPEPHNEMPQAASAHDTFWDFISLMPESMHMIMWVMSDRAIPRSFRMMEGFGVHTFRLVNAKNESVFVKFHWKPKLGTHGVAWDEAQKISGKNSDFHKEDLWEAIESGNFPEWELGVQIIPTEDEHKYEFDLLDPTKIVPEELVPVTIIGKMVLNKNPENFFAETEQIAFHPGHIVPGIDFTNDPLLQGRLFSYTDTQLSRLGSPNFHEIPINRSIAPVHNNQRDGHMRQEINKGQVSYHPNSLGGGCPYQAMIKDGGFSSFNERVDAHKVRERSESFNDHFGQAKLFFNSQTDEEKSHIVKALRFELGKVKSSAVRVRVLGLLSQVDKKLAEKVAVGLGEKVPASPETPMNKGVSPENEGGNQEPTTSKQSVKESAALSMIKNPTNSPTIETRKVAVICTNGVSEKAVNNIKNALLKEKAQASIIAPNLGSISTDTGGAITADFSFLTASSVLFDAIYVPHGSDLSEIADSGEVQEFLNDAYKHCKVIGADGEASKIVSNAPFIAEITNFDSGIVMTSEIATAGFAKEFINAMKMHRFWQREPNLYN; via the coding sequence ATGGAAAATTTTCAAGACGAAAAACAGCGCGACTTATCAAAAAATATATCTGACGGAACCGACCAGTTTTTGACTACTGATCAAGGTGTTAAAATCAATGATGACAACAACTCGCTTAAAGCTGGCGAAAGAGGACCTTCATTATTAGAAGACTTTATTTTAAGAGAAAAAATTACGCATTTTGACCATGAGCGAATTCCAGAAAGAATTGTTCACGCAAGAGGTTCAGGAGCGCACGGTTATTTCGAAGTGACCAATCCAATTCCAGAATTAACCAAAGCAGGTTTTCTTCAGGAAATGGGACAAAAAACACCTGTATTTGTTCGATTCTCAACTGTTGCTGGATCGAAAGGATCTACTGATCTTGCTCGAGACGCCAGAGGATTTGCCGTTAAATTTTACACTCAAGAAGGGAATTATGATTTAGTTGCCAATAATATTCCCGTATTTTTTATACAAGATGCAGCCAAATTTCCAGATTTAATTCATGCTGTAAAACCTGAGCCTCACAACGAAATGCCTCAAGCAGCCTCTGCACATGACACTTTTTGGGATTTTATTTCACTCATGCCAGAATCTATGCACATGATTATGTGGGTCATGTCTGATCGAGCGATTCCAAGAAGCTTTCGAATGATGGAAGGATTTGGAGTGCATACTTTCCGATTGGTGAATGCTAAAAATGAATCTGTTTTTGTAAAATTCCATTGGAAACCTAAACTGGGAACACATGGAGTTGCTTGGGACGAAGCGCAGAAAATCTCAGGAAAAAATTCAGATTTCCATAAAGAAGATTTATGGGAAGCGATCGAATCTGGGAATTTTCCAGAATGGGAATTGGGTGTTCAAATCATTCCTACTGAAGATGAGCACAAATACGAATTTGATTTATTGGATCCTACCAAAATCGTTCCCGAAGAACTAGTTCCCGTTACCATAATTGGGAAAATGGTACTAAACAAAAACCCTGAAAATTTCTTTGCTGAAACGGAACAAATCGCTTTTCATCCCGGACACATTGTGCCTGGAATTGATTTTACAAACGATCCATTATTACAAGGAAGATTATTTTCTTATACTGATACACAACTTTCTAGATTAGGAAGCCCTAACTTTCATGAAATTCCGATCAATAGAAGCATTGCTCCTGTTCACAATAATCAGCGTGACGGTCATATGCGTCAGGAAATTAATAAAGGACAAGTTAGTTACCACCCTAATTCGCTTGGAGGCGGCTGCCCATATCAGGCAATGATTAAAGATGGTGGTTTTTCGAGTTTTAACGAACGTGTTGATGCTCATAAAGTGCGTGAAAGAAGCGAAAGTTTTAACGACCATTTTGGGCAAGCGAAATTATTTTTCAACAGCCAGACTGATGAAGAAAAAAGCCATATTGTAAAAGCCCTGCGTTTTGAACTTGGAAAAGTAAAATCTTCTGCTGTAAGAGTTCGAGTGCTGGGATTATTATCTCAAGTTGATAAAAAACTGGCTGAAAAAGTAGCTGTAGGATTGGGTGAGAAAGTTCCAGCATCACCAGAAACTCCAATGAATAAAGGTGTTTCTCCTGAAAATGAAGGTGGAAACCAAGAACCAACTACGAGTAAACAATCGGTAAAAGAATCTGCTGCCTTAAGTATGATTAAAAATCCAACAAATTCTCCAACCATTGAAACAAGAAAAGTAGCTGTGATCTGTACGAACGGCGTTTCAGAAAAAGCAGTTAACAATATTAAAAATGCGCTTTTAAAAGAAAAAGCTCAGGCAAGCATCATTGCACCAAACTTAGGATCAATCTCTACGGATACCGGCGGAGCCATAACTGCAGATTTCAGTTTTTTAACTGCTTCATCTGTATTGTTTGATGCCATTTATGTCCCTCACGGATCCGATTTAAGCGAAATAGCAGACAGCGGTGAAGTTCAGGAATTCCTTAACGATGCCTATAAACACTGCAAAGTAATTGGTGCTGATGGTGAGGCTTCTAAAATAGTAAGCAATGCGCCTTTTATTGCGGAAATTACCAATTTTGATTCGGGAATTGTAATGACTAGCGAAATAGCAACAGCTGGTTTTGCCAAGGAATTTATAAATGCCATGAAAATGCACCGTTTCTGGCAGCGCGAACCAAACTTATACAATTAA
- a CDS encoding YqjF family protein — protein sequence MSTVDNILSDSSNRYYPLPQKKWKYYQEWHTTVFFHWEIPLYFIEEYIPDGLEIDTFNNMAWISLVSFEVKNMRLRNLPAFPYISNFQEINLRTYVKKDGIQGIYLFSIETNKLIQVLLSKIFIGLPYQKSEIIRSGNHLQSKNDELNHQLDMVMRQNIPLKNKTILDTWLTERHALYEMINDELYRFDIHHKEWNLRGLDILIKEVFYQAGNYTANTYPDIIHYADKLEVILWGREKTP from the coding sequence ATGAGTACCGTAGATAACATATTATCCGATAGTTCGAACAGATATTATCCTCTTCCGCAGAAAAAATGGAAATATTATCAGGAATGGCATACTACTGTATTTTTTCACTGGGAAATTCCCCTCTATTTTATTGAAGAATACATTCCAGACGGGCTTGAGATTGACACTTTCAACAATATGGCCTGGATCTCACTTGTATCATTCGAAGTAAAAAACATGCGGTTGAGAAACTTACCAGCTTTTCCGTATATCTCTAATTTTCAAGAAATAAATCTAAGAACGTATGTCAAGAAAGATGGAATTCAAGGTATTTATCTTTTTTCAATTGAAACTAATAAATTGATTCAAGTTCTGCTTTCAAAAATTTTTATAGGTCTGCCTTATCAAAAATCAGAAATAATACGCTCTGGAAATCATCTTCAATCTAAAAATGATGAACTAAACCATCAGCTTGATATGGTTATGAGACAGAATATACCTTTAAAAAATAAAACGATATTAGATACCTGGCTTACCGAACGTCATGCTTTATATGAAATGATTAATGATGAACTGTATCGTTTTGATATACATCATAAAGAATGGAATCTTCGAGGTTTGGATATTTTGATAAAAGAAGTTTTTTATCAAGCCGGAAACTATACCGCTAATACCTATCCTGACATTATTCATTATGCAGATAAATTGGAAGTCATTTTATGGGGAAGAGAAAAAACACCTTAG